A region of Micromonospora sp. WMMD882 DNA encodes the following proteins:
- a CDS encoding TetR/AcrR family transcriptional regulator has protein sequence MPPRPPASERLDRGEVLATALAIADADGLDAVTLRRVAAAWNVTPMALYWHFKDKDALLDALVERILGEVDLTVGDEADLRTVLTALLRVLRAHPALAEITPIRLMRTDAGIDLAERVVALLRAEGHSPVAAAQLSIFLLNALIGLVIRQPGDPAAADPALRESLLTAKRARLKSLSPQDYPHLTETADFFLGLPDEQEYYERGLTMLLNGVSLP, from the coding sequence ATGCCACCCCGACCCCCCGCCTCCGAACGACTCGACCGCGGCGAGGTCCTGGCCACCGCACTCGCCATCGCCGACGCCGACGGACTCGACGCAGTCACGCTGCGCCGGGTCGCCGCCGCCTGGAACGTCACACCCATGGCGCTGTACTGGCACTTCAAGGACAAGGACGCCCTGCTCGATGCGCTGGTCGAACGGATCCTCGGCGAGGTCGACCTGACCGTCGGCGACGAGGCCGACCTGCGTACCGTACTGACGGCCCTGCTGCGCGTCCTGCGCGCGCACCCCGCCCTCGCCGAGATCACGCCGATCCGCCTCATGCGCACGGACGCCGGCATCGATCTGGCCGAGCGGGTCGTCGCGCTGCTGCGCGCCGAGGGGCACTCGCCGGTGGCCGCCGCCCAGCTCAGTATCTTCCTGCTCAACGCGCTGATCGGGTTGGTGATCCGCCAGCCGGGTGACCCCGCCGCCGCCGACCCGGCCCTGCGGGAGTCCCTGCTCACCGCCAAGCGCGCGCGGCTGAAGTCACTCTCCCCGCAGGACTACCCCCACCTGACCGAAACCGCCGACTTCTTCCTCGGCCTGCCCGACGAGCAGGAGTACTACGAGCGAGGTCTGACCATGCTCCTCAACGGGGTAAGTCTCCCCTGA
- a CDS encoding metallophosphoesterase, translating to MSDEHPPAATPEDRPPTAEPPEATSSDQPHPRRPRSTDPHELGFTPRRAVPWLAPFLLISTGIRTLLAMLFGAYLDKRELQNAFGDGVFRQVGPDGGLWLDYVADLGDGFDATYSVAYLLAQPEIEVDGHRLPRGRTLVMGGDQVYPSAGYGAYEDRCKGPYQAALPLAGPGGPTLFAVPGNHDWYDGLTAFLRLFVRSRDQYFGGWRTAQSRSYFAVELPAGWWLFGLDDQSGSYLDDPQLSYFEKAAARLGPGARVILAVPAPTWVRAVDSPTAYDSVDYFVRTIVAPTGATVRLIVTGDLHHYARYANPGRQLVTCGGGGAYLYPTHKLPARIEVPPRDTLARRASHSEPYELAGRYPTAARSRRYAWGIFPRLPLRNPGFCTLLGTLHTLLMLAMAGVATSQVDVAAQRLFSVPLIAMLLVTLLGAGFFAKPPSADGRRHARHWILGLSHGLAHVGLAAAGTWAWLRLPLHDWPWPMPVVAAAVLYGPLIGLLASQLTAGYLVVAGSLGVNVNELFAGQGIEDAKSFLRLRIDPDGTLTIYPVAVPKVSRRWRVNPDRSPTASWLVPERPLTPRLAEPPVVLRP from the coding sequence GTGAGTGACGAGCATCCCCCGGCCGCCACCCCGGAAGACCGTCCCCCGACCGCCGAGCCGCCCGAGGCGACCAGCTCCGACCAGCCCCACCCCCGTCGCCCCCGCAGCACCGACCCGCACGAGCTGGGCTTCACGCCCCGTCGGGCGGTGCCGTGGCTCGCGCCGTTCCTGCTGATCAGCACCGGCATCCGTACGCTGCTGGCGATGCTGTTCGGGGCGTACCTGGACAAGCGGGAGTTGCAGAACGCCTTCGGGGACGGGGTGTTCCGCCAGGTCGGGCCGGACGGCGGGCTGTGGCTGGACTACGTCGCCGACCTGGGGGACGGCTTCGACGCCACGTACTCGGTCGCGTACCTGCTCGCCCAGCCGGAGATCGAGGTGGACGGGCACCGGCTGCCCCGGGGCCGGACGCTGGTGATGGGCGGCGACCAGGTCTACCCGTCGGCCGGCTACGGCGCGTACGAGGACCGCTGCAAGGGGCCGTACCAGGCGGCGCTGCCGCTGGCCGGGCCGGGCGGGCCGACGCTGTTCGCGGTGCCCGGCAACCACGACTGGTACGACGGGCTGACCGCGTTCCTGCGGCTGTTCGTCCGCTCCCGGGACCAGTATTTCGGCGGTTGGCGCACCGCGCAGTCCCGCTCGTACTTCGCCGTCGAGCTGCCCGCCGGGTGGTGGCTGTTCGGGCTGGACGACCAGTCCGGGTCGTACCTGGACGATCCGCAGCTCAGCTACTTCGAGAAGGCCGCGGCGCGGCTCGGCCCGGGGGCCCGGGTGATCCTGGCGGTGCCGGCGCCGACCTGGGTACGCGCCGTCGACAGCCCCACCGCGTACGACTCGGTGGACTACTTCGTCCGGACGATCGTCGCGCCGACCGGGGCGACGGTGCGGCTGATCGTGACGGGGGATCTGCACCACTACGCCCGGTACGCCAACCCGGGCCGGCAGTTGGTCACCTGCGGTGGCGGGGGCGCGTACCTCTACCCCACGCACAAGCTGCCGGCGCGGATCGAGGTGCCGCCGCGCGACACCCTGGCCCGGCGGGCCAGCCACTCCGAGCCGTACGAGCTGGCCGGTCGTTATCCCACGGCGGCCCGTTCCCGCCGGTACGCGTGGGGGATCTTCCCCCGGCTGCCGCTGCGCAACCCGGGCTTCTGCACCCTGCTGGGCACCCTGCACACGCTGCTGATGCTGGCCATGGCCGGGGTGGCGACGAGCCAGGTGGACGTGGCCGCGCAGCGGCTGTTCAGCGTGCCGCTGATCGCCATGCTGCTGGTGACGCTGCTCGGGGCGGGTTTCTTCGCCAAGCCGCCCAGCGCGGACGGCAGACGCCACGCCCGGCACTGGATCCTGGGCCTGTCGCACGGCCTGGCGCACGTCGGGCTGGCCGCCGCCGGCACCTGGGCGTGGCTGCGGCTGCCGTTGCACGACTGGCCGTGGCCGATGCCGGTGGTCGCCGCCGCCGTCCTGTACGGGCCGCTGATCGGCCTGCTGGCGAGCCAGCTCACCGCCGGGTACCTGGTGGTCGCCGGCAGCCTCGGGGTGAACGTGAACGAGCTCTTCGCCGGGCAGGGCATCGAGGACGCGAAGTCGTTCCTGCGGCTGCGGATCGACCCGGACGGCACTTTGACGATCTACCCGGTCGCCGTGCCGAAGGTGTCCCGCCGCTGGCGGGTCAACCCGGACCGGTCCCCCACCGCCTCCTGGCTGGTCCCCGAGCGCCCGCTGACGCCTCGGCTGGCCGAGCCGCCCGTCGTGCTCCGCCCGTGA
- a CDS encoding DUF1048 domain-containing protein produces the protein MGIQDIIEGRRQWRAHVARVRALPSDYRIVYQEMRRYLFKVGPIDLLDGGLLPGIVDFFEEGVAAGKGVLAVTGADVAAFCDDLIRDSRTHADVYQESLTR, from the coding sequence ATGGGAATCCAGGACATCATCGAGGGCAGGAGGCAGTGGCGGGCGCACGTCGCCCGGGTCAGGGCGCTCCCGTCCGACTATCGGATCGTCTACCAGGAGATGCGGCGTTACCTGTTCAAGGTCGGGCCGATCGACCTGCTCGACGGGGGCCTGCTCCCTGGAATCGTCGACTTCTTCGAGGAGGGCGTCGCGGCCGGCAAGGGCGTCCTGGCGGTCACGGGCGCCGACGTCGCCGCGTTCTGCGATGACCTGATCAGGGACTCGCGCACCCATGCCGACGTCTACCAGGAGTCCCTCACCCGATAG
- the ricT gene encoding regulatory iron-sulfur-containing complex subunit RicT, which produces MGMLCAVSFNRYGRLYYLDPGEFRPQVGDRVLVPTDDGPEVAECVWAAQWVGEDTDGFPKLAGLADDEDLRRDELLRKRKAEAKVASKRLIREHGLPMKVVAVDHVLGAESGGNGRTTIYFTAPHRVDFRALVRDLGATLHCRVELRQLSARDSARVQGGIGSCGRDLCCATFLNDFEPVTIRMAKDQDLPLNPLRISGACGRLMCCLKYEHPLYAKFQESAPAIGSRVSTPEGDGKVVGHSVPKDTVTVRLDADGSRCACSRASVCGPRQAHDQRYPTPS; this is translated from the coding sequence ATGGGCATGCTCTGCGCGGTCAGCTTCAACCGGTACGGGCGGCTGTACTACCTCGACCCGGGGGAGTTCCGGCCGCAGGTGGGGGACCGGGTGCTGGTGCCCACCGACGACGGGCCCGAGGTGGCCGAGTGCGTCTGGGCGGCGCAGTGGGTCGGCGAGGACACCGACGGCTTCCCGAAGCTCGCCGGGCTCGCCGACGACGAGGACCTGCGCCGTGACGAGCTGCTGCGTAAGCGCAAGGCGGAGGCGAAGGTCGCCTCGAAGCGGCTGATCCGCGAGCACGGGCTGCCGATGAAGGTGGTCGCCGTCGACCACGTCCTCGGCGCGGAGTCCGGCGGCAACGGCCGCACCACGATCTACTTCACCGCGCCGCACCGGGTCGACTTCCGGGCCCTGGTCCGGGATCTCGGCGCTACCCTGCACTGCCGGGTCGAGCTGCGGCAGCTCTCCGCCCGCGACTCCGCGCGGGTGCAGGGCGGCATCGGCTCCTGCGGGCGTGACCTCTGCTGCGCGACCTTCCTCAACGACTTCGAGCCGGTGACCATCCGGATGGCAAAGGACCAGGACCTGCCGCTCAACCCGCTGCGCATCTCCGGGGCGTGCGGCCGGCTGATGTGCTGCCTCAAGTACGAGCATCCGCTGTACGCGAAGTTCCAGGAGTCCGCGCCGGCCATCGGCAGCCGGGTCAGCACCCCGGAGGGCGACGGCAAGGTGGTCGGTCACAGCGTCCCGAAGGACACCGTGACCGTCCGGCTGGACGCCGACGGCTCCCGCTGCGCCTGCTCGCGGGCCAGCGTCTGCGGCCCCCGGCAGGCGCACGACCAGCGCTACCCCACCCCCTCCTGA
- a CDS encoding DNA polymerase III subunit delta' — MSEEVFADLVGQDEAVDTLRRAAAAAAAVLRAGPESAVGRPGGAGQPDGGAPGVDPGAGMTHAWIFTGPPGSGRSEAARAFAAALQCVHGTGCGGCPGCHTTLAGTHADVRLVVPEGLSIGVNEMRALVLRAASTPSGGRWQVVIISDADRLTEAAGNALLKAIEEPPPRTVFLLCAPSTHPDDISVTIRSRCRLVPLRQPPAGAVAELLVRRDGIAPDVAEWAAAAAQGHVGRARRLAADPQARTRRDAVLAVPRRLTGVGAAFDAASALIEAAEAEAAAAVAELDAAEKAALQTALGAGGTGRGAAGAARGSAGQLKELERRQKSRATRAQRDALDRALVDLAGFYRDALVTALRAPVAPVHTDTVAMARAGAEKWAAEGTLRRLEAVLECRTAIEANVKPRIAVEAMMLALWKG; from the coding sequence ATGTCGGAGGAGGTCTTCGCCGACCTGGTCGGCCAGGACGAGGCGGTCGACACGCTGCGCCGGGCCGCCGCCGCGGCCGCCGCCGTGCTGCGCGCCGGCCCGGAATCCGCCGTCGGCCGGCCCGGCGGCGCCGGCCAGCCCGATGGGGGCGCGCCGGGGGTCGACCCCGGGGCCGGGATGACCCACGCCTGGATCTTCACCGGGCCGCCCGGCTCCGGCCGCTCCGAGGCCGCCCGCGCCTTCGCCGCCGCCCTCCAGTGCGTCCACGGCACCGGCTGCGGCGGCTGCCCCGGCTGCCACACCACCCTCGCCGGCACCCACGCCGACGTGCGGCTGGTGGTGCCCGAAGGGCTCTCCATCGGGGTGAACGAGATGCGCGCCCTGGTCCTGCGGGCGGCCAGCACCCCGTCGGGCGGCCGGTGGCAGGTGGTGATCATCTCGGACGCCGACCGGCTCACCGAGGCGGCCGGCAACGCGCTGCTCAAGGCGATCGAGGAGCCGCCGCCGCGGACCGTCTTCCTGCTCTGCGCCCCCTCCACCCACCCGGACGACATCTCGGTGACCATCCGGTCGCGCTGCCGCCTCGTACCGCTGCGGCAGCCACCGGCGGGCGCGGTGGCCGAGCTGCTGGTCCGCCGGGACGGCATCGCCCCCGACGTGGCCGAGTGGGCGGCAGCCGCCGCGCAGGGGCACGTCGGGCGGGCCCGCCGGCTGGCCGCCGATCCGCAGGCGCGTACCCGCCGGGACGCGGTGCTCGCGGTGCCGCGCCGGCTGACCGGGGTGGGCGCGGCGTTCGACGCCGCGTCCGCGCTGATCGAGGCGGCCGAGGCGGAGGCCGCGGCGGCGGTCGCCGAGCTGGACGCCGCCGAGAAGGCCGCCCTGCAGACCGCGCTCGGCGCGGGCGGCACCGGCCGGGGCGCCGCCGGCGCGGCGCGCGGCAGCGCCGGGCAGCTCAAGGAGCTGGAGCGACGGCAGAAGTCCCGGGCCACCCGGGCGCAGCGCGACGCCCTCGACCGCGCCCTGGTCGACCTGGCCGGCTTCTACCGGGACGCGCTGGTCACCGCGCTGCGCGCGCCGGTCGCGCCGGTGCACACCGACACCGTGGCGATGGCCCGCGCCGGCGCGGAGAAGTGGGCCGCCGAGGGGACGCTGCGGCGACTGGAGGCGGTGCTGGAGTGTCGTACCGCGATCGAGGCGAACGTCAAACCCCGGATCGCCGTGGAGGCGATGATGCTCGCCCTGTGGAAGGGCTGA
- a CDS encoding PadR family transcriptional regulator has translation MEDLAEMLKGTLEGCVLEIVAREETYGYAITRRLNDLGFADVIDGTVYTILLRLERNGLVQVSKRPSEVGPPRKFYTLNDAGRRELATFWAKWQYVSSRIDKLKEGAA, from the coding sequence ATGGAAGATCTGGCCGAGATGCTGAAGGGCACGCTCGAAGGCTGTGTGCTCGAAATCGTCGCTCGTGAGGAAACCTACGGGTACGCCATCACCCGCCGCCTCAACGACCTCGGTTTCGCCGACGTCATCGACGGCACGGTCTACACCATCCTGTTGCGCCTGGAGCGCAACGGGCTCGTCCAGGTGTCGAAGCGACCGTCCGAGGTGGGCCCGCCGCGCAAGTTCTACACCCTCAACGACGCCGGGCGCAGGGAGCTCGCCACGTTCTGGGCCAAATGGCAGTACGTCTCCTCGCGGATCGACAAACTCAAGGAGGGCGCGGCATGA
- a CDS encoding ice-binding family protein, translated as MVGAVAATTMMVGLVGSPASAQTAVPLGTAETYGVLAGQAVTDVPPPVGPSTINGDLGVWPGTSVTGAPVVNGAIHVGDVQAMQAQSDLTTAYNFAAAEPTTSIVSADLGGQTLVPGVYTSPATMSLTGTVTLDGQNDPDSVFIFQAGSDLITAVDSRVSLINGAQPCNVFWQVSSSATLNTRTVFVGTILALQSATLGEGATVAGRVLARNGAVTLINNTITRPFCAAPVAPPTIAKAFGDATIPAGGTTSLSFTLTNPNSGTALTGVTFTDALPAGLVVATPNGLTGSCGGGTISATAAGSSISLTGATLPAGGSCTFSVNVTGTTSGTKVNTSSPVDSTESGPGAPASASVVVGAAVVAPPTIAKAFGDAIIPAGGTTSLSFTLTNPNSGTALTGVTFTDALPAGLVVATPNGLTGSCGGGTISATAAGSSISLTGATLPAGGSCTFSVNVTGTTSGTKVNTSSPVDSNESGPGATASASIIVGAVAAPTITKAFRDAIIALRGTTRLSFTLSNPNGSVPLTGVGFVDNLPAGLVVATPAAAQSTCASGTVTATAGGSSISLTGATLSPDGTCTVSVNVTGRTTGKKVNTTAATSVETGPGAPASAKLTVGKGILPVTGTDSASYATVALAMIGLGAVLMAMTYRSGRRRRDAA; from the coding sequence ATGGTGGGGGCCGTCGCAGCCACGACGATGATGGTCGGGCTCGTCGGTTCACCGGCCTCGGCCCAGACCGCGGTCCCGCTGGGTACCGCAGAGACCTACGGGGTGTTGGCCGGTCAGGCGGTCACCGACGTCCCGCCCCCGGTCGGTCCTTCGACCATCAACGGGGACCTGGGGGTCTGGCCGGGCACGTCGGTCACCGGCGCTCCCGTGGTCAACGGCGCGATCCACGTCGGTGACGTCCAGGCGATGCAGGCCCAGTCCGACCTGACCACCGCGTACAACTTTGCGGCGGCGGAGCCCACGACCAGTATCGTGAGCGCCGACCTCGGCGGCCAGACCCTGGTCCCTGGGGTGTACACGTCACCGGCCACCATGTCGCTGACCGGCACCGTCACCCTCGACGGGCAGAACGATCCCGACTCGGTGTTCATCTTCCAGGCGGGATCGGACCTGATCACCGCCGTCGACAGTCGGGTCAGCCTGATCAACGGCGCCCAGCCGTGCAACGTGTTCTGGCAGGTCAGCAGTTCGGCGACGCTGAACACCCGAACCGTCTTCGTCGGGACGATACTGGCGTTGCAGTCGGCGACGCTGGGCGAGGGGGCAACCGTCGCCGGGCGGGTCCTGGCCCGCAACGGGGCCGTCACCCTGATCAACAACACGATCACCCGACCGTTCTGCGCCGCTCCCGTCGCGCCGCCGACCATCGCGAAGGCGTTCGGGGACGCGACCATCCCGGCGGGCGGGACGACGTCGCTGAGCTTCACCCTGACCAACCCCAACTCCGGCACGGCGTTGACCGGCGTGACCTTCACCGATGCCCTCCCCGCCGGCCTGGTGGTGGCCACCCCCAACGGCCTGACCGGATCCTGCGGCGGAGGCACGATCTCGGCGACCGCCGCTGGCAGCAGCATCAGCCTGACCGGCGCGACCCTGCCGGCCGGTGGAAGTTGCACCTTCTCGGTGAACGTCACCGGCACCACCAGCGGGACGAAGGTCAACACCAGCAGCCCGGTCGACTCGACGGAGAGCGGCCCGGGCGCCCCCGCCTCGGCAAGCGTCGTGGTCGGTGCGGCGGTCGTCGCCCCACCCACGATCGCGAAGGCGTTCGGGGACGCGATCATTCCGGCGGGCGGGACGACGTCGCTGAGCTTCACCCTGACCAACCCCAACTCCGGCACGGCGTTGACCGGCGTCACCTTCACCGATGCCCTCCCCGCCGGCCTGGTGGTGGCCACCCCCAACGGCCTGACCGGATCCTGCGGCGGAGGCACGATCTCGGCGACCGCCGCTGGCAGCAGCATCAGCCTGACCGGCGCGACCCTGCCGGCCGGTGGAAGTTGCACCTTCTCGGTGAACGTCACCGGCACCACCAGCGGGACGAAGGTCAACACCAGCAGCCCGGTCGACTCGAACGAGAGCGGCCCGGGCGCCACCGCCTCGGCGAGCATCATCGTCGGGGCTGTCGCCGCACCGACGATCACCAAGGCCTTCCGGGACGCCATCATCGCCCTCCGCGGGACGACGAGGCTGAGCTTCACTCTCAGCAACCCCAACGGAAGTGTGCCGCTGACCGGTGTCGGCTTCGTCGACAACCTCCCTGCCGGGCTGGTGGTCGCCACTCCCGCCGCGGCGCAGTCCACCTGCGCCTCCGGCACGGTCACCGCAACTGCCGGTGGCAGCAGCATCAGCCTGACCGGGGCGACCCTGTCGCCCGACGGGACCTGCACGGTGTCGGTGAACGTCACCGGCAGGACCACCGGAAAGAAGGTCAACACCACAGCCGCCACCTCGGTCGAGACCGGCCCCGGTGCTCCTGCCTCGGCAAAGCTCACGGTCGGTAAGGGCATCCTGCCCGTCACCGGAACCGACAGCGCGAGCTACGCCACCGTCGCCCTGGCCATGATCGGCCTCGGCGCGGTGCTGATGGCGATGACCTACCGGTCGGGCCGGCGTCGGCGCGACGCAGCCTAG
- a CDS encoding YbaB/EbfC family nucleoid-associated protein — MPRGEIDEAWIEEAVRRYRRIESLQAEFDAAVATVQVTVRSPDGLVEVVVTAAGTITDVRFLGPLHHRNPRDVANSVQAAVTAAADAAQWAREKLHNETFAAYRPLTGA, encoded by the coding sequence ATGCCGCGGGGGGAGATCGACGAAGCCTGGATCGAGGAGGCGGTACGACGCTACCGCCGGATCGAGTCCCTCCAGGCCGAGTTCGACGCGGCGGTCGCCACCGTCCAGGTCACCGTGCGCTCACCGGACGGGCTGGTCGAGGTGGTGGTCACCGCCGCCGGCACGATCACCGACGTACGTTTCCTCGGCCCGCTGCACCACCGCAACCCGCGCGACGTCGCCAACTCGGTCCAGGCGGCGGTCACCGCCGCCGCGGACGCCGCCCAGTGGGCCCGGGAGAAACTGCACAACGAGACGTTCGCGGCGTACCGGCCGCTGACGGGGGCCTGA
- a CDS encoding DUF1048 domain-containing protein, translating into MPADYRAAWRQIVAHLFPYGSFTGRNLTPIADAALGLLEEAAAAGQRIDEVLGDDIAGFSTAVVGGAGARDRRDRWREQLNRNVARELARLGD; encoded by the coding sequence TTGCCGGCCGACTATCGGGCCGCGTGGCGGCAGATCGTGGCTCACCTCTTCCCGTACGGGAGCTTCACGGGCCGCAACCTGACCCCGATCGCCGACGCCGCTCTCGGGTTGCTCGAGGAGGCCGCCGCCGCCGGGCAGCGCATCGACGAGGTGCTCGGCGACGACATTGCCGGCTTCTCGACGGCGGTGGTCGGCGGCGCGGGGGCCCGCGACCGCCGCGACCGGTGGCGGGAGCAGTTGAACCGGAACGTCGCCCGTGAACTGGCCCGGCTGGGAGACTGA
- a CDS encoding DUF4232 domain-containing protein, translating to MRSFSCLALRLLPIVGVAAAATGCGSTAPSAPPSSPVPTVSSPPTASTSAPSSGSPSPRADPVAACRTEDMSAVITAQPHAENVALVRLTNVGPDACRVDGWVHISLVNAANKVVDVDTETVDQPGPPTPTTVQPEGSAWAGIKWTTCDKGSSDCAAGNTLKFSLEASVDGRPAELAGFPNPEASDITMGSLQVGSLQPSRQGVVAW from the coding sequence ATGCGCTCCTTCTCATGCCTCGCGCTACGCCTGCTCCCGATAGTCGGCGTCGCTGCTGCCGCAACAGGTTGCGGCTCGACCGCGCCGTCCGCCCCTCCTTCGTCCCCGGTCCCCACAGTCAGCTCGCCCCCCACCGCCTCCACGTCGGCCCCCTCTTCCGGCTCTCCGTCTCCCAGGGCGGACCCGGTCGCCGCGTGCCGGACCGAGGACATGTCGGCCGTCATCACCGCGCAGCCGCATGCCGAGAACGTGGCGCTCGTACGACTGACGAATGTCGGCCCTGACGCCTGCAGGGTCGACGGCTGGGTCCACATCTCCCTGGTCAACGCCGCCAACAAGGTCGTCGACGTGGACACCGAGACGGTCGACCAGCCCGGCCCGCCGACCCCGACCACGGTCCAGCCGGAGGGGTCCGCGTGGGCCGGCATCAAGTGGACGACCTGCGACAAAGGCAGCAGTGACTGCGCTGCGGGCAACACCCTGAAGTTCAGCCTCGAGGCGTCCGTCGACGGCAGGCCCGCCGAACTCGCGGGCTTCCCGAACCCGGAAGCCAGCGACATCACTATGGGATCGCTGCAGGTCGGCTCCCTACAGCCCAGCCGCCAGGGCGTCGTCGCCTGGTGA
- a CDS encoding SDR family NAD(P)-dependent oxidoreductase yields the protein MTHTIVMTGATRGLGRVAVERIREGDPEAHLVLLARGAAGAEFAAHLGQGGRAVTSIPTDLLSLGSVRRAADELIRRLDTGDLPPLSGFVGNAGLLYTNNVTKSPDGVEATFAVNVLANHLLLRLLQDRFKAPSRIVLTVSDAHFGDFRHNAGMMPAPSWQDPANLARIRAFPNPHTVTAGGTAYSTSKLAAIYLIHEYARRLPPGVEILAFNPGFVPGTGLSREASAAVRFVGRRIMPLMTLTPLASSQKTAGQHLADVVLGRIPAPSGSYIDRTREVSSSKESYDPDRERQLWETVEELRLSIAS from the coding sequence GTGACCCACACCATTGTCATGACCGGCGCGACTCGGGGGCTTGGCCGTGTCGCCGTCGAGCGCATCCGCGAAGGCGACCCTGAGGCGCACCTCGTGCTCCTGGCCCGTGGCGCTGCGGGAGCCGAGTTCGCCGCTCATCTCGGCCAGGGCGGACGCGCCGTGACATCAATCCCGACGGACCTGTTGTCACTGGGCAGCGTCCGGAGGGCGGCTGACGAACTGATCCGACGGCTCGATACAGGTGATCTGCCACCACTGAGTGGATTCGTCGGCAACGCCGGCCTGCTCTACACGAACAACGTAACGAAGAGCCCGGACGGGGTCGAGGCGACATTCGCCGTCAACGTCCTGGCCAATCACCTCCTGCTCCGCCTGCTACAAGATCGATTCAAGGCGCCGTCACGGATCGTTCTCACCGTCAGCGACGCTCACTTCGGCGACTTCCGCCACAACGCCGGAATGATGCCGGCGCCGTCCTGGCAAGACCCGGCCAACCTGGCCCGCATCCGCGCGTTCCCGAACCCGCACACCGTCACAGCGGGCGGGACCGCATACTCCACCAGCAAGCTCGCCGCGATATACCTCATCCACGAGTACGCACGACGTCTGCCACCGGGCGTCGAGATTCTCGCCTTCAACCCCGGGTTCGTGCCCGGCACCGGCCTGAGCCGCGAAGCGAGCGCAGCCGTCCGGTTCGTGGGGCGACGGATCATGCCGCTGATGACGCTGACCCCGCTGGCGTCGAGCCAGAAGACCGCCGGCCAACACCTCGCCGACGTCGTACTCGGACGTATCCCGGCACCTTCCGGTTCCTACATCGACCGCACGCGAGAAGTCTCCTCGTCCAAGGAATCCTACGACCCTGACCGTGAACGACAGCTCTGGGAAACGGTCGAAGAACTGCGCCTTTCCATCGCATCCTGA
- a CDS encoding DUF6289 family protein, whose protein sequence is MRRSRRRIVQLAVVAVVAGLGLIGTVVPAQAKGMIVYVSYYSDATYTNHVGGSTFSDCPGDPSYHWGSYTPFYLIDEEPCP, encoded by the coding sequence ATGCGCAGGTCACGTCGCCGTATCGTCCAACTCGCCGTCGTCGCCGTGGTGGCCGGCCTGGGCCTGATCGGCACCGTCGTACCCGCCCAGGCCAAAGGGATGATCGTCTACGTCTCCTACTACAGCGACGCCACGTACACCAACCACGTCGGCGGCTCGACCTTCAGCGACTGCCCCGGCGACCCCAGCTACCACTGGGGCTCCTACACCCCGTTCTACCTGATCGACGAGGAGCCCTGCCCCTGA